AGAGCAAGACGACACCCCCAGCATCGGTGTGGGCTCGGAGAGCATTTACCTTCTCTGGGTGGGGGCACGGTGGATAGTGGCTCACCTTGGTGCCAAAAAATGCAGTATTGTCTACTCCACCATCAAAAGCATTCTTGATGTAGCCTTTTGGCAAGCCTAAATTCTCATCCATTATTTCCATGACTTTATGTCCTAATTTCTTCAGCTCGGTTCTGTATTCCTTCATGGTTTCGCTGTTGTAAGAAACATAATTAGTTAAacaattagcaaaaaattccATTTGATGTATGCATGGACTTGTTCCTACTCTCAAAAAAATCAGTTTGTTGTTTGCATATGTTATCTTGGTTtcgtatatttttatatcaaccAAAACTaagttattcaaaattatccaTATGTAAAcgaaaactattattaaagtaaatatgATGGAATATAACTAAAACAAAGTTGTGCTTACATGAAACCAGGTGTTTTTGATGGCCACTCAACATCATTCTCATCCGAGAGTAGAAAAACATCCTCCCAATCCACATTCTCTATTTTCTCATCACTATTATTTTCTAGCAGTTCATTTAGCAACTGGACTGGTTTTGAGTTCTTGAAACCTGCCTCCCTTTCTAGCTTATAGCATTCAGTGGCCACCTTCTTCACCCTGTCTAGGAGGTCCTCAGAGATGCCGTGATTGATTAACTGCggaaatcaagaaacaatttAGTCAACATACCATATAGTAAAATAGCAAGCCATGCTATTGCCATTTGAGTACCTGAAAGAATCCCCACTCTTGACAGTAATGATCGATCAGAGCCAGAGTATCAGCTCTCTCCTTTCCATCAACctttgaaaaatcaacaactgGAATCCCCATTATTTATAAGTCAAAGAAAATTACCAACTTAAGTACACAATTAAGGACTTTCTCTTATTGCCAGTGTACTGATGTGGTGCTCAATAGCTCATCTGTGGACCTATTTATATAGGAGCGATAtcatgtttttatttgtttcttcctcaaagttatgaaaattttaatccttAAATACGGATATGGAAAGTGACACCAAACGTTAATTAAGCTAATGCATCTTATCATCATTAAACCAATTGTTTAATCCATACTAATTACGCATTTTAAAGGATTCTTATTGGGTTCATATTCATGCATCATGTCTTAAATAATGATTCAATTCCCATCCAACAGAATTTCCTAATGCTGCCACAGACTATGAATACATACTCACAAtgcattaatattaattgagaTGAGAATTAAAGAGAAACATGTCCAGAGTGGCTGAACATAGATTTGATATTAtgctcttcttctttctctttttggaTTGTCTTtccactaaaataaaattgctttAGTTTGGACCAATGGATTtatggattatattttttgaacgGCCAAATCGTTACAATATGTATTTCAAATAAACTGTTATAAAATTCGTTCCAAATGTCGTTCCAATATGGTAACGGTAAATGGTTGGAACtctgtttaataaataaaccgCCATTATGAACATGGACTCAATACCCATTTTGTCAAAATTGTCAACCGAAAATGTTCATGTGGCAAATGGAACATTCCTTACTCTCACGCTCAAAAAATATGCGCTGTATACATGATTAATATTGCATTAAGGGTTAAGGATTATTATAATCTAATAGCTTATAGAAATACATATTCTAAGTATTTTGAACCTTTGATGTCAGAATATTATTGAGATGTCTCGGAATTTAAGTTGGTCAACAATACTACTTTTCGTATCTCTACACGTCCTGGTCGAGATCAAGCATCACATATTTAAAACAAGATACATTGATCGCAAACAAGTGAAAGACAACAAACCCAATAAAGAAGACACTTagtaaattactaaaattaataattataagaaataataataaatataataattatttattataataagtaaattattttaacttttaattgtttaattattttgttagttattatggaataaattaaaattattattaattataatttataaatttcaaaacattgcTTTACCTGCATATCTTAGCATATATGAAAGCATCTTTCGCAAAATTGCTTCATCTTTCCATCATACTGAGTTAAAGAAGCGACTAATCCTCAGAGGGAAGTCCAGTTTACTATAGGGTGCAATTCTCTACTTCCAATAGACAATTTGTGTGCTACAGTCCTACCTTACAAGACTAGAGTTAGGCACGGCCTGGCGAGTTCTTGGGTCCCCTCAACTCGGCACAAAGGACTTCAAACTCTCAATGCAACTGGATCCTGCCACGAAATTCTCCTCTTCCCCACACGAGACGGCCCTTCACCAGCATTTCGACATATGGACAACTTCAGATCATTTTGCACCTCATCACTCGGACGGCTGATTAAACCTTTCTTTACTTGGTCGGAAATTATTGCTTCGTGATTGCTCTGGATATCCTCCTCCCCTGTCTGTAAATGtagaactaattaaaataaagagaatcGATAGATAAAATCTGAAGTCAGAACTTCTTATAAATGCAACTCCCTACCGAGATTTCATTCAAGTCGAAGACTGGAGCTCGGCTTGGTAAAGAAGCTTCTTTCCGACATAGACTATTGTCCCAGTTCAAATCCAACGGTACAATTGTATTCTTCAAAGCTGTTGCATTTGCACCATGCATCCTTTCCTTCTGGTTCAGATCAAGAACTGGAGTTATGTTCCGGGCCAAAGATTTCCTGATATCTGCCCTTCCTTTGTCGCTACAATCGGGAACCAATGGAAAACTGAGTTGGACAgcttttttttctgttttcctGCGAAGCTGACTGACTGGGGATGCGCTACTTGGAGCAACTTCTTTACCAATACAAtgtttctttttggatttagATTTGGGAGCCAGAGGTAATCTACAATGATCGGCTTCCTTTCTGCTTTTAGACTGTGTCAGATCTGGTGGCTGcacaagattttctttttgtattgaATTCATAGTCTTCGTTTTCACAAAGCATTCATATCTTCTACGCAAGAACCTGCATTATGATGAGAGTCGTGAGACGACAATTACTGTAACAAGAATCAGTGGGATGAACAATGTGAAGAAACTGGCACATGCTGACCAAACTCCACCATGTGTGCAAaaagttttagttttatatatgaaatatcaTATACTA
This Sesamum indicum cultivar Zhongzhi No. 13 linkage group LG5, S_indicum_v1.0, whole genome shotgun sequence DNA region includes the following protein-coding sequences:
- the LOC105162923 gene encoding uncharacterized protein LOC105162923, giving the protein MPRKSQGVVLESTPPFGVRGYDDAKARMKHRALMQEYQELQREVDFMRSKLQAGKQRKRVLTAEVWFLRRRYECFVKTKTMNSIQKENLVQPPDLTQSKSRKEADHCRLPLAPKSKSKKKHCIGKEVAPSSASPVSQLRRKTEKKAVQLSFPLVPDCSDKGRADIRKSLARNITPVLDLNQKERMHGANATALKNTIVPLDLNWDNSLCRKEASLPSRAPVFDLNEISTGEEDIQSNHEAIISDQVKKGLISRPSDEVQNDLKLSICRNAGEGPSRVGKRRISWQDPVALRV